Proteins encoded within one genomic window of Solea senegalensis isolate Sse05_10M linkage group LG11, IFAPA_SoseM_1, whole genome shotgun sequence:
- the dazap2 gene encoding DAZ-associated protein 2, whose translation MNNKGSYPQQSVYPQQSSAPVYPPAMQMSPQAPPYTDTPPAYSEIYQPRYMLPHQVQGQMHQMSSHYPGAQVYMPMHQPHMAVGPVGQNVPMAYYPMGAVYPPGSTVMVDSGFDGGARFTAGSSVSIPPPPPGHPPNAAQLAAMQGANVVMPQRKNNFFLGGSGGGFTIW comes from the exons ATGAACAACAAAG GTTCTTATCCGCAGCAGTCTGTGTATCCTCAGCAGAGCAGTGCGCCTGTATATCCTCCTGCTATGCAAATGTCCCCTCAGGCACCTCCATACACAGATACACCACCTGCTTATTCTGAG ATATACCAGCCCAGATACATGCTTCCACATCAGGTGCAGGGTCAGATGCATCAGATGTCCTCTCACTACCCTGGTGCTCAGGTGTATATGCCCATGCATCAACCACACATGGCTGTTGGGCCCGTGGGTCAGAATGTCCCCATGGCCTACTATCCCATGGGAGCTGTGTACCCACCTGGTTCCACAGTTATGGTGGATAGTGGCTTTGATGGTGGCGCTCGCTTCACAGCAGGCAGCAGTGTTTCCATCCCA CCCCCACCTCCTGGACATCCCCCCAACGCAGCTCAGTTGGCTGCCATGCAGGGTGCCAACGTTGTAATGCCACAGCGTAAGAATAACTTCTTCCTGGGTGGATCCGGTGGAGGATTTACCATCTGGTAA
- the pou6f1 gene encoding POU domain, class 6, transcription factor 1 isoform X2, giving the protein MNSQGLPAKDAPLTVNEQVIVMSGHETIRVLEVEVDASLPSSVTDGKSEGKAEEGVAQAADQPEGSSSTQDGPIVPQSTGGIVLGEQQVVSVEAPAPTVQTLTPAVPISVALSQPQAAMPITVQGCPQVLTQESLATLMTGMMAQTGSLGQPLLIPLSMAGSIGGQGSLAVLTLPTTNVATLPGLAAANAAGNLLKLPFAGLQAATVLNSVQPQLQTNAQTMFQPQAASMQQVQAAVQQVTSQPTQVTNAQVTAAQMAAAQATSAATSVSQSNISVAALQTAGLSINPAFISATSLGAQPQFLSSLASTPIFTNAMSNMAGITSQIITNAQGQVIGTLPLLLNPASLAGGAATHTLPLQGLQVQTVSPQLLLNTQGQIIATVGNGPATAVTSAAVLPKATAPLTLAKPNTQAAVTTVTQSPVVIAPQPSVLKSAPTLSSTVPITCGDIAKVGQLVSKPQQVVSGEEGINLEEIREFAKNFKIRRLSLGLTQTQVGQALTATEGPAYSQSAICRFEKLDITPKSAQKLKPVLEKWLAEAEHWNQKGQQNLMEFVGGEPSKKRKRRTSFTPQAIEVLNSYFEKNALPTGQEITEIARELNYDREVVRVWFCNRRQTLKNTSKINVFQVPT; this is encoded by the exons ATGAACTCCCAGGGTCTCCCTGCCAAAGATGCCCCGCTTACTGTGAATGAGCAG GTCATTGTGATGTCTGGCCATGAGACTATTCGTGTGCTAGAGGTAGAGGTCGATGCGTCTCTGCCGTCTTCAGTGACCGACGGGAAGAGTGAAGGCAAAGCTGAGGAGGGAGTGGCACAGGCCGCAGATCAACctgagggcagcagcagcacccagGATGGCCCCATTGTGCCCCAGAGCACTGGGGGAATAG TGCTGGGTGAGCAGCAGGTGGTGTCTGTCGAGGCTCCAGCCCCCACTGTCCAAACATTGACTCCTGCTGTTCCCATCAGTGTGGCCCTGTCACAGCCTCAGGCTGCCATGCCCATCACTGTACAAGGCTGTCCACAG GTGTTGACGCAGGAGAGTCTGGCCACATTGATGACTGGTATGATGGCACAGACAGGCTCGCTGGGCCAGCCCCTGCTCATCCCCCTGAGTATGGCCGGCTCCATCGGTGGCCAAGGCAGCCTGGCTGTTCTCACTCTCCCTACCACAAATGTGGCTACTCTCCCTGGGCTTGCCGCAGCTAACGCGGCTGGAAACCTCCTCAAGCTGCCGTTTGCTGGCCTTCAAG CTGCGACAGTCTTGAACTCTGTCCAGCCCCAGCTGCAGACAAATGCACAGACAATGTTTCAGCCTCAAGCCGCCTCCATGCAGCAGGTCCAGGCCGCCGTGCAGCAGGTGACGTCTCAGCCAACACAGGTCACCAACGCCCAGGTCACTGCAGCTCAGATGGCTGCAGCGCAAGCCACCTCGGCGGCCACCAGCGTCTCTCAATCCAACATATCTGTGGCAGCACTGCAGACCGCGGGACTCTCCATCAACCCTGCCTTT ATCAGTGCGACTTCTTTGGGAGCACAGCCACAGTTCCTCAGTTCCCTCGCCTCCACTCCCATCTTCACCAATGCCATGTCCAACATGGCCGGCATCACCAGCCAAATCATCACAAATGCCCAGGGACAG GTTATAGGAACCCTCCCACTGTTGCTGAACCCAGCCTCTCTAGCCGGAGGGGCTGCAACTCACACTCTCCCCCTCCAGGGTCTCCAGGTCCAGACTGTCTCCCCACAACTGCTTCTTAACACTCAGGGTCAGATTATTGCCACTGTAGGGAACGGACCTGCCACAGCTGTGACCTCTGCTGCAGTTCTGCCCAAAGCCACTGCTCCTCTAACACTTGCTAAACCTaacacacag GCTGCGGTAACTACTGTCACTCAGTCTCCAGTTGTCATTGCTCCACAGCCGTCTGTACTGAAGTCTGCCCCCACGCTCTCCTCCACGGTGCCCATCACCTGTGGAGACATCGCCAAAGTGGGCCAGCTTGTCAGCA AACCGCAGCAGGTAGTCAGCGGCGAGGAAGGCATTAACCTGGAGGAAATTCGAGAGTTCGCCAAGAATTTCAAGATCCGTCGGCTGTCTCTGGGGCTTACGCAGACACAAGTAGGGCAGGCTCTGACTGCAACGGAGGGTCCGGCCTACAGCCAGTCTGCCATTTGCAG GTTTGAGAAGCTGGATATAACGCCCAAGAGTGCTCAGAAGCTAAAGCCAGTGTTGGAGAAGTGGCTGGCTGAAGCTGAGCACTGGAATCAGAAAGGTCAGCAGAATCTGATGGAGTTTGTAGGCGGAGAACCGTCCAAAAAACGCAAGCGGCGCACTAGTTTTACTCCGCAGGCAATAGAGGTCCTCAACTCGTACTTTGAGAAGAACGCACTGCCAACAGGTCAAGAGATTACTGAAATCGCAAGGGAGCTGAACTACGACAGAGAGGTTGTTCGAGTATGGTTCTGCAATCGACGAcagacactgaaaaacacaagcaaGATCAATGTCTTCCAGGTTCCCACCTGA
- the pou6f1 gene encoding POU domain, class 6, transcription factor 1 isoform X1, translating into MCLASLFSLAIHCLTAEVFFQPFKSCTLKFPAKDNQVIVMSGHETIRVLEVEVDASLPSSVTDGKSEGKAEEGVAQAADQPEGSSSTQDGPIVPQSTGGIVLGEQQVVSVEAPAPTVQTLTPAVPISVALSQPQAAMPITVQGCPQVLTQESLATLMTGMMAQTGSLGQPLLIPLSMAGSIGGQGSLAVLTLPTTNVATLPGLAAANAAGNLLKLPFAGLQAATVLNSVQPQLQTNAQTMFQPQAASMQQVQAAVQQVTSQPTQVTNAQVTAAQMAAAQATSAATSVSQSNISVAALQTAGLSINPAFISATSLGAQPQFLSSLASTPIFTNAMSNMAGITSQIITNAQGQVIGTLPLLLNPASLAGGAATHTLPLQGLQVQTVSPQLLLNTQGQIIATVGNGPATAVTSAAVLPKATAPLTLAKPNTQAAVTTVTQSPVVIAPQPSVLKSAPTLSSTVPITCGDIAKVGQLVSKPQQVVSGEEGINLEEIREFAKNFKIRRLSLGLTQTQVGQALTATEGPAYSQSAICRFEKLDITPKSAQKLKPVLEKWLAEAEHWNQKGQQNLMEFVGGEPSKKRKRRTSFTPQAIEVLNSYFEKNALPTGQEITEIARELNYDREVVRVWFCNRRQTLKNTSKINVFQVPT; encoded by the exons ATGTGCTTGGCTTCTCTGTTCTCCTTAGCCATTCACTGTCTGACAGCAGAAGTCTTTTTTCAGCCATTTAAATCCTGCACTTTGAAATTCCCTGCCAAAGACAACCAG GTCATTGTGATGTCTGGCCATGAGACTATTCGTGTGCTAGAGGTAGAGGTCGATGCGTCTCTGCCGTCTTCAGTGACCGACGGGAAGAGTGAAGGCAAAGCTGAGGAGGGAGTGGCACAGGCCGCAGATCAACctgagggcagcagcagcacccagGATGGCCCCATTGTGCCCCAGAGCACTGGGGGAATAG TGCTGGGTGAGCAGCAGGTGGTGTCTGTCGAGGCTCCAGCCCCCACTGTCCAAACATTGACTCCTGCTGTTCCCATCAGTGTGGCCCTGTCACAGCCTCAGGCTGCCATGCCCATCACTGTACAAGGCTGTCCACAG GTGTTGACGCAGGAGAGTCTGGCCACATTGATGACTGGTATGATGGCACAGACAGGCTCGCTGGGCCAGCCCCTGCTCATCCCCCTGAGTATGGCCGGCTCCATCGGTGGCCAAGGCAGCCTGGCTGTTCTCACTCTCCCTACCACAAATGTGGCTACTCTCCCTGGGCTTGCCGCAGCTAACGCGGCTGGAAACCTCCTCAAGCTGCCGTTTGCTGGCCTTCAAG CTGCGACAGTCTTGAACTCTGTCCAGCCCCAGCTGCAGACAAATGCACAGACAATGTTTCAGCCTCAAGCCGCCTCCATGCAGCAGGTCCAGGCCGCCGTGCAGCAGGTGACGTCTCAGCCAACACAGGTCACCAACGCCCAGGTCACTGCAGCTCAGATGGCTGCAGCGCAAGCCACCTCGGCGGCCACCAGCGTCTCTCAATCCAACATATCTGTGGCAGCACTGCAGACCGCGGGACTCTCCATCAACCCTGCCTTT ATCAGTGCGACTTCTTTGGGAGCACAGCCACAGTTCCTCAGTTCCCTCGCCTCCACTCCCATCTTCACCAATGCCATGTCCAACATGGCCGGCATCACCAGCCAAATCATCACAAATGCCCAGGGACAG GTTATAGGAACCCTCCCACTGTTGCTGAACCCAGCCTCTCTAGCCGGAGGGGCTGCAACTCACACTCTCCCCCTCCAGGGTCTCCAGGTCCAGACTGTCTCCCCACAACTGCTTCTTAACACTCAGGGTCAGATTATTGCCACTGTAGGGAACGGACCTGCCACAGCTGTGACCTCTGCTGCAGTTCTGCCCAAAGCCACTGCTCCTCTAACACTTGCTAAACCTaacacacag GCTGCGGTAACTACTGTCACTCAGTCTCCAGTTGTCATTGCTCCACAGCCGTCTGTACTGAAGTCTGCCCCCACGCTCTCCTCCACGGTGCCCATCACCTGTGGAGACATCGCCAAAGTGGGCCAGCTTGTCAGCA AACCGCAGCAGGTAGTCAGCGGCGAGGAAGGCATTAACCTGGAGGAAATTCGAGAGTTCGCCAAGAATTTCAAGATCCGTCGGCTGTCTCTGGGGCTTACGCAGACACAAGTAGGGCAGGCTCTGACTGCAACGGAGGGTCCGGCCTACAGCCAGTCTGCCATTTGCAG GTTTGAGAAGCTGGATATAACGCCCAAGAGTGCTCAGAAGCTAAAGCCAGTGTTGGAGAAGTGGCTGGCTGAAGCTGAGCACTGGAATCAGAAAGGTCAGCAGAATCTGATGGAGTTTGTAGGCGGAGAACCGTCCAAAAAACGCAAGCGGCGCACTAGTTTTACTCCGCAGGCAATAGAGGTCCTCAACTCGTACTTTGAGAAGAACGCACTGCCAACAGGTCAAGAGATTACTGAAATCGCAAGGGAGCTGAACTACGACAGAGAGGTTGTTCGAGTATGGTTCTGCAATCGACGAcagacactgaaaaacacaagcaaGATCAATGTCTTCCAGGTTCCCACCTGA
- the pou6f1 gene encoding POU domain, class 6, transcription factor 1 isoform X3, which produces MSGHETIRVLEVEVDASLPSSVTDGKSEGKAEEGVAQAADQPEGSSSTQDGPIVPQSTGGIVLGEQQVVSVEAPAPTVQTLTPAVPISVALSQPQAAMPITVQGCPQVLTQESLATLMTGMMAQTGSLGQPLLIPLSMAGSIGGQGSLAVLTLPTTNVATLPGLAAANAAGNLLKLPFAGLQAATVLNSVQPQLQTNAQTMFQPQAASMQQVQAAVQQVTSQPTQVTNAQVTAAQMAAAQATSAATSVSQSNISVAALQTAGLSINPAFISATSLGAQPQFLSSLASTPIFTNAMSNMAGITSQIITNAQGQVIGTLPLLLNPASLAGGAATHTLPLQGLQVQTVSPQLLLNTQGQIIATVGNGPATAVTSAAVLPKATAPLTLAKPNTQAAVTTVTQSPVVIAPQPSVLKSAPTLSSTVPITCGDIAKVGQLVSKPQQVVSGEEGINLEEIREFAKNFKIRRLSLGLTQTQVGQALTATEGPAYSQSAICRFEKLDITPKSAQKLKPVLEKWLAEAEHWNQKGQQNLMEFVGGEPSKKRKRRTSFTPQAIEVLNSYFEKNALPTGQEITEIARELNYDREVVRVWFCNRRQTLKNTSKINVFQVPT; this is translated from the exons ATGTCTGGCCATGAGACTATTCGTGTGCTAGAGGTAGAGGTCGATGCGTCTCTGCCGTCTTCAGTGACCGACGGGAAGAGTGAAGGCAAAGCTGAGGAGGGAGTGGCACAGGCCGCAGATCAACctgagggcagcagcagcacccagGATGGCCCCATTGTGCCCCAGAGCACTGGGGGAATAG TGCTGGGTGAGCAGCAGGTGGTGTCTGTCGAGGCTCCAGCCCCCACTGTCCAAACATTGACTCCTGCTGTTCCCATCAGTGTGGCCCTGTCACAGCCTCAGGCTGCCATGCCCATCACTGTACAAGGCTGTCCACAG GTGTTGACGCAGGAGAGTCTGGCCACATTGATGACTGGTATGATGGCACAGACAGGCTCGCTGGGCCAGCCCCTGCTCATCCCCCTGAGTATGGCCGGCTCCATCGGTGGCCAAGGCAGCCTGGCTGTTCTCACTCTCCCTACCACAAATGTGGCTACTCTCCCTGGGCTTGCCGCAGCTAACGCGGCTGGAAACCTCCTCAAGCTGCCGTTTGCTGGCCTTCAAG CTGCGACAGTCTTGAACTCTGTCCAGCCCCAGCTGCAGACAAATGCACAGACAATGTTTCAGCCTCAAGCCGCCTCCATGCAGCAGGTCCAGGCCGCCGTGCAGCAGGTGACGTCTCAGCCAACACAGGTCACCAACGCCCAGGTCACTGCAGCTCAGATGGCTGCAGCGCAAGCCACCTCGGCGGCCACCAGCGTCTCTCAATCCAACATATCTGTGGCAGCACTGCAGACCGCGGGACTCTCCATCAACCCTGCCTTT ATCAGTGCGACTTCTTTGGGAGCACAGCCACAGTTCCTCAGTTCCCTCGCCTCCACTCCCATCTTCACCAATGCCATGTCCAACATGGCCGGCATCACCAGCCAAATCATCACAAATGCCCAGGGACAG GTTATAGGAACCCTCCCACTGTTGCTGAACCCAGCCTCTCTAGCCGGAGGGGCTGCAACTCACACTCTCCCCCTCCAGGGTCTCCAGGTCCAGACTGTCTCCCCACAACTGCTTCTTAACACTCAGGGTCAGATTATTGCCACTGTAGGGAACGGACCTGCCACAGCTGTGACCTCTGCTGCAGTTCTGCCCAAAGCCACTGCTCCTCTAACACTTGCTAAACCTaacacacag GCTGCGGTAACTACTGTCACTCAGTCTCCAGTTGTCATTGCTCCACAGCCGTCTGTACTGAAGTCTGCCCCCACGCTCTCCTCCACGGTGCCCATCACCTGTGGAGACATCGCCAAAGTGGGCCAGCTTGTCAGCA AACCGCAGCAGGTAGTCAGCGGCGAGGAAGGCATTAACCTGGAGGAAATTCGAGAGTTCGCCAAGAATTTCAAGATCCGTCGGCTGTCTCTGGGGCTTACGCAGACACAAGTAGGGCAGGCTCTGACTGCAACGGAGGGTCCGGCCTACAGCCAGTCTGCCATTTGCAG GTTTGAGAAGCTGGATATAACGCCCAAGAGTGCTCAGAAGCTAAAGCCAGTGTTGGAGAAGTGGCTGGCTGAAGCTGAGCACTGGAATCAGAAAGGTCAGCAGAATCTGATGGAGTTTGTAGGCGGAGAACCGTCCAAAAAACGCAAGCGGCGCACTAGTTTTACTCCGCAGGCAATAGAGGTCCTCAACTCGTACTTTGAGAAGAACGCACTGCCAACAGGTCAAGAGATTACTGAAATCGCAAGGGAGCTGAACTACGACAGAGAGGTTGTTCGAGTATGGTTCTGCAATCGACGAcagacactgaaaaacacaagcaaGATCAATGTCTTCCAGGTTCCCACCTGA
- the tfcp2 gene encoding transcription factor CP2, with protein sequence MAWALKLPLTDEVIESGLAQDFDASLSGIGQELGAGAYSMSDVLALPIFKQEESNLPPDTENKILPFQYVLCAATSPAVKLHDETLTYLNQGQSYEIRMLDNRKIGELPEITGKMVKSIIRVVFHDRRLQYTEHQQLEGWRWNRPGDRILDLDIPMSIGIIDPRANPTQLNTVEFLWDPSKRTSVFIQVHCISTEFTMRKHGGEKGVPFRIQIDTFKENESGEYTEHLHSASCQVKVFKPKGADRKQKTDREKMEKRAPQEKEKYQPSYETTILTECSPWPEVTYVNNSPSPGFNSTHNNFPVAEGNGSPTHQPEPVVQVADNLLPTATPQDAQQWLHRNRFSPFCRLFTNFSGADLLKLTREDVIQICGPADGIRLFNALKGRVVRPRLTIYVCQESQQSREQQQKHENGDAATNTFFIYHAIYLEELTAAELTEKIAQLFNISSRQINQIFKQGPTGIHVIVSDEMIQNFQDEVCFVLDTMKDDTNDGYHIILK encoded by the exons ATGGCGTGGGCTCTCAAGTTGCCTCTCACGGATGAAGTGATAGAGTCCGGACTGGCTCAGGACTTCGATGCCAGTCTGTCCGGCATCGGCCAGGAGCTCGGTGCCGGGGCATACAGCATGAG TGATGTACTTGCCCTCCCCATCTTCAAGCAGGAGGAGTCCAACCTTCCTccagacactgaaaacaagatCCTTCCCTTCCAGTATGTTCTGTGTGCAGCTACCTCGCCAGCCGTTAAACTGCATGACGAAACACTCACCTACCTCAACCAAG GACAGTCCTATGAAATTAGAATGCTCGACAATCGGAAAATTGGGGAGCTTCCAGAAATCACTGGTAAAATGGTGAAG AGCATTATTCGTGTGGTGTTTCATGACCGAAGACTTCAGTATACGGAGCATCAGCAGCTGGAAGGCTGGCGCTGGAACAGGCCTGGTGATCGCATCCTTGACCTTG ATATTCCCATGTCAATTGGGATAATCGACCCCCGGGCTAACCCTACTCAGCTTAACACTGTGGAGTTCCTTTGGGATCCATCAAAAAGAACCTCAGTTTTTATCCAG GTTCACTGCATCAGCACAGAATTCACAATGCGCAAGCACGGCGGAGAAAAGGGAGTTCCATTCCGCATCCAGATCGACACTTTCAAGGAAAACGAGAGTGGAGAGTACACGGAGCATCTCCACTCTGCCTCCTGTCAGGTCAAAGTTTTTAAG CCTAAAGgtgcagacagaaaacagaaaacggacagggagaagatggagaagagGGCGCCACAGGAAAAGGAGAAGTACCAGCCATCTTATGAAACAACCATCCTGACAGAG TGTTCTCCCTGGCCTGAGGTCACATATGTGAACAACTCCCCGTCTCCTGGCTtcaacagcacacacaacaaCTTCCCAGTTGCAGAGGG AAACGGATCACCAACCCACCAGCCGGAGCCTGTTGTTCAGGTTGCAGAT AATTTGTTACCCACAGCAACACCACAGGACGCACAACAGTGGCTTCACAGAAACCGATTCTCACCCTTCTGTCGGCTCTTCACCAACTTCTCAG GGGCAGATTTGTTGAAGCTGACCAGAGAAGATGTCATTCAGATCTGTGGTCCAGCTGATGGCATAAGACTCTTCAATGCACTGAAGGGACG CGTGGTACGTCCAAGGCTGACCATCTACGTTTGCCAGGAGTCTCAGCAGTCACGGGAACAGCAACAGAAGCATGAAAACGGAGATGCTGCCACCAACACTTTCTTTA TATATCATGCCATCTACCTGGAGGAGCTTACAGCTGCTGAGCTCACAGAGAAGATCGCTCAGCTCTTCAACATCTCATCCAGACAGATCAACCAGATCTTTAAACAGGGTCCCACTGGCATCCATGTGATTGTCAGTGATGAG ATGATTCAGAACTTCCAGGATGAAGTATGTTTTGTTCTGGACACAATGAAAG aCGACACAAATGATGGCTACCACATCATCTTGAAATGA
- the csrnp2 gene encoding cysteine/serine-rich nuclear protein 2 gives MEAGSSLSLKRRYEEVDNNSPFSTPKDSDDDISSSDSADSCDSLNPPSSTAFTPTSILRRHKPSPGGKRVRFDVVTVYYFPRRQGFTSVPSQGGSSLGMARHHSSIRHYTLGEFAREQESSHRHTLRQHLRQEKLNARKMKLTRNGTVECAQADLLTLEDVSDEDLDVDGVEVDDCFFLQPLPTKRRRALLRASGIARIDAQEKAELRAIRLSREECGCDCRLYCDPRHCGCSQAGIKCQVDRMSFPCGCSRDGCGNMAGRIEFNPLRVRTHYLHTIMKLDLEKRRMLIQGPGDPYAESDPIFSPTSTCPTSPDLSSIAGLDSELEEVQAVVEVQDLLAEEDILERENETAVLHLQSAEEQERREREEANGEAVQPELDTGGLAEQPLCLLPAALGGELSEQAEVPGVEQVLLQGPFPTGATVLCITDNQEESPSDLLSNTTSLLYYQLSPIEPAAFEALPRAEEEMREKRAGGGGECVEGKQVEESQGDTPEKIPSRQSLGKSLSSEGCVAAVVEKAPHHQHSLPEDQCQRESAAAVDRLPPEV, from the exons ATGGAGGCAGGTTCGTCCCTCAGCCTCAAACGACGATATGAAGAGGTGGACAACAACTCTCCATTCTCTACACCTAAGGACTCTGACGATGACATATCCAGCAGCGACAGCGCTGACAGCTGCGACAGCCTCAACCCCCCTTCCAGCACTGCATTTACCC CCACCTCCATCCTCAGACGGCACAAGCCGTCACCAGGGGGGAAACGGGTTCGCTTTGATGTGGTGACAGTTTATTACTTCCCCCGGCGGCAGGGCTTCACGAGCGTGCCCAGCCAAGGGGGCAGCTCGCTGGGCATGGCACGTCACCACTCCTCCATCAGGCACTACACGCTGGGCGAGTTTGCTCGTGAGCAGGAGAGCAGCCACAGGCACACGCTGCGTCAACATCTGCGCCAGGAGAAACTCAACGCGCGCAAGATGAAG CTGACAAGGAACGGCACAGTGGAGTGCGCTCAGGCTGACCTGCTGACTCTGGAGGACGTGTCAGACGAGGACCTGGACGTGGACGGCGTGGAGGTGGACGACTGCTTCTTCTTGCAGCCGCTGCCCACAAAGCGGCGCCGAGCCCTGCTCCGGGCCTCCGGCATCGCTCGCATTGATGCGCAGGAGAAAGCCGAGCTCAGAGCCATCCGCCTCTCACGGGAGGAGTGTGGTTGTGACTGCCGTCTGTATTGTGACCCCCGACACTGTGGCTGCAGCCAGGCGGGAATTAAATGCCAG GTGGATCGCATGTCTTTCCCGTGTGGCTGCTCTCGCGACGGCTGTGGCAACATGGCAGGTCGTATCGAGTTCAACCCACTCCGTGTGAGAACTCACTACTTGCACACCATCATGAAACTGGAcctggagaagaggaggatgctCATCCAGGGACCCGGGGACCCATATGCTGAATCTGACCCAATATTCTCCCCCACTTCCACTTGTCCTACTTCCCCAGACCTGTCCTCCATTGCTGGCCTGGACTCTGAGCTGGAGGAGGTGCAGGCGGTCGTGGAGGTTCAGGATCTGCTGGCAGAGGAGGACATATTGGAGCGAGAGAACGAGACAGCTGTGCTACACCTGCAGAgtgcagaggagcaggagaggagggagagggaggaggctAATGGGGAAGCAGTGCAGCCGGAGCTAGACACCGGAGGTCTTGCAGAGCAGCCTCTCTGCCTTCTGCCTGCTGCTTTGGGAGGGGAGCTCTCTGAACAGGCAGAGGTTCCAGGGGTGGAGCAGGTCCTTCTGCAGGGGCCGTTCCCCACCGGAGCTACGGTGTTGTGCATCACTGACAACCAGGAGGAGAGCCCATCTGACCTCCTCAGTAACACAACATCTCTGCTCTACTATCAACTCAGCCCAATAGAGCCTGCAGCCTTTGAGGCCCTGCCTCGAgcggaggaggagatgagagagaaacgcgcaggaggaggaggcgagtGTGTGGAGGGGAAACAAGTAGAAGAGTCACAGGGTGACACGCCTGAAAAAATCCCCAGTAGGCAGAGTTTGGGCAAGTCTCTGAGCTCAGAGGGTTGtgtggcag